The Pseudodesulfovibrio sp. zrk46 genome contains a region encoding:
- a CDS encoding TRAP transporter small permease yields the protein MSKNFLDKVEGIISSSCLAGMAVIIAVQVFMRYVLQSSLDWSEELARYLFIWSVYVGCSYATQKDRHLEVTICRTVFGPTVAKYVTIAAYICTVGFCACTTLWGFQMADFLAGTGQKTPALEIQMYWVFLSVPVGMGLMAIRTVQRILSILRGEVDFETPSCN from the coding sequence ATGAGTAAAAATTTTCTCGATAAAGTCGAAGGGATTATCTCGTCCTCCTGTCTCGCAGGCATGGCCGTGATCATCGCCGTTCAGGTCTTCATGCGATACGTCCTGCAGAGTTCTCTGGACTGGTCCGAAGAACTGGCACGCTACCTCTTCATCTGGTCTGTCTATGTGGGCTGCAGCTACGCAACTCAGAAAGACAGGCACCTGGAAGTAACCATCTGTCGCACCGTATTCGGCCCCACTGTCGCCAAATACGTCACCATCGCGGCCTACATCTGCACCGTAGGTTTCTGTGCCTGCACCACCCTCTGGGGCTTCCAGATGGCTGACTTCCTGGCTGGCACCGGTCAGAAGACACCTGCCCTTGAAATCCAGATGTACTGGGTATTCCTCAGTGTCCCCGTCGGCATGGGCCTCATGGCCATCCGCACTGTTCAGCGTATTCTTTCCATTCTGCGGGGCGAAGTAGACTTCGAAACCCCGTCTTGCAATTAG
- a CDS encoding sulfatase-like hydrolase/transferase → MGYVKKRRNIIWLCVDGLRADSLQSAGNNKVERHFIDDVASRGAFFPNCIAAAQSTISSSASFFTSMTPEMCRQPTQTANCIPQFHPDAVTIADILKAHGYSTFRWNDMDTYSCHAKTGFDHYEAGYFGLRSTPNLSFDAEKRDDFLQKFKECSESKFIYMHLLHLHEYGGESARVWTGQKYLHHVREVADEVAGIVDKLGVCDDDILMIHSDHGVTLNQDFVEFEERHGGTFAEGRIRVFSVFKCDGIEPSVYPGVVGNIDLAPTLLEMVGIDQMKGLGKSLLPVITDGAERGGPILACWTSKPTHPLHVIGGECPSFLDSVCLRDDDWKYTVFRNGEKTLIDLRPGAEDLVDVKSEHPDLVEKYEKLYKEMYLDLPETPHELYQQTGQTFFRSDIVPETSFLMPVHTASVNLRKSILSLIDQLGYFEILVLDGDESGGVAELMEEYSDDHRIRHIPVYGIELGKMLNDGLAKSRGKYIATVSAEYRYTEHYLYILLNALKSSTSSDFCYADAYQFYKDPRKTDYNYIGPYHFYFRNAKNQGGVGSHRYLGLRSHSSMIGAGYVGDVALFTRELIEAVGGFDESGDSIKSTWAKMGRHTDCVNIPVPLLLSDGLLSRPTFGLPSPASHHKKISVVLCGDDPSLFWPTLESLQNQSETNFEVVMAATQKQLATVSSLAERFFTMEMQLCVVDETASLDYKCNVLTSKAKGKFLTWCQAGTLLPSSYLEELVAAIDANPESSFVNASRMLTGDGNKKQIITAHDVLLKDVWMSPQSIWGILYRRRLHDEIGLFDAKVGSAGMWDMVMRIVETGRGVPVPNAILMQSSLHMDVSIEQSDSMSLYKEAVNRMGGLIDLGMINNDLFSESREEDYLEPVLARFVELLKVAPFLMELNVPVIFNGVQLDIKSERQTAPPSTNRASPGHETAKSSN, encoded by the coding sequence ATGGGTTATGTTAAAAAAAGAAGAAACATTATCTGGCTATGTGTCGATGGTCTGCGTGCTGACAGTTTGCAGTCGGCTGGCAATAATAAAGTAGAGAGACACTTTATTGACGATGTGGCCAGTCGGGGAGCATTTTTCCCCAATTGTATAGCTGCAGCACAGTCTACGATATCCTCCTCAGCTTCTTTTTTTACTTCCATGACTCCTGAGATGTGTCGTCAGCCGACTCAGACTGCCAATTGTATTCCTCAGTTTCATCCAGATGCCGTAACTATTGCTGATATTCTCAAAGCACATGGATACAGCACCTTTCGGTGGAACGACATGGACACTTACTCATGCCACGCAAAGACTGGTTTTGATCATTATGAAGCTGGATACTTTGGCTTGAGATCAACGCCGAATCTGAGCTTTGACGCAGAGAAGCGTGATGATTTTTTGCAGAAGTTCAAAGAGTGCTCCGAAAGCAAGTTCATCTATATGCATTTACTCCATCTTCACGAGTATGGGGGAGAATCTGCGAGGGTTTGGACAGGGCAAAAATACTTGCATCATGTCAGGGAAGTTGCGGACGAGGTTGCTGGAATCGTCGATAAGCTTGGCGTTTGCGATGATGACATACTCATGATCCATTCAGACCATGGTGTTACTCTTAATCAGGATTTTGTTGAGTTTGAAGAACGTCACGGAGGTACGTTCGCTGAAGGGCGTATTCGTGTCTTCAGTGTGTTCAAGTGCGATGGCATCGAGCCTTCGGTTTACCCTGGTGTGGTTGGTAATATTGATTTGGCTCCGACATTGCTTGAGATGGTTGGGATTGACCAGATGAAGGGCCTCGGTAAGAGCCTATTGCCAGTTATTACTGATGGAGCCGAGCGAGGGGGGCCAATTTTGGCCTGCTGGACGAGTAAGCCAACACACCCTCTTCATGTTATAGGAGGAGAATGTCCCTCTTTTCTCGACAGCGTTTGTCTGCGTGATGATGATTGGAAATACACTGTATTTCGAAATGGCGAGAAGACCTTAATAGACCTACGTCCAGGCGCGGAAGATCTGGTAGATGTTAAGTCTGAGCATCCCGATCTTGTTGAGAAGTATGAAAAGCTCTACAAAGAAATGTACTTGGACCTCCCTGAGACGCCTCATGAACTCTATCAGCAGACAGGGCAGACCTTTTTTAGATCAGACATTGTTCCTGAGACATCATTCCTTATGCCGGTACACACGGCTTCTGTGAATTTACGTAAGTCTATTCTGTCATTGATTGATCAGCTCGGATATTTTGAGATTTTGGTTCTCGATGGAGATGAAAGTGGTGGCGTTGCAGAACTCATGGAAGAGTATTCTGATGATCACCGTATTCGTCATATTCCTGTTTATGGAATTGAACTGGGTAAGATGCTGAATGATGGTTTGGCTAAAAGTCGCGGTAAGTACATCGCGACTGTTTCCGCTGAATATCGATATACTGAGCATTACCTCTACATATTGCTGAATGCTTTGAAGTCTTCGACCTCATCTGATTTTTGCTATGCCGATGCGTATCAGTTTTATAAGGACCCGAGGAAAACAGACTACAATTATATCGGTCCTTATCATTTCTATTTCAGAAATGCGAAAAATCAGGGTGGTGTCGGAAGTCATCGATATTTGGGCTTACGTTCTCATTCATCAATGATAGGGGCGGGATATGTTGGAGATGTTGCACTTTTTACCAGAGAGTTAATTGAAGCTGTTGGTGGTTTTGATGAGTCTGGAGATTCGATTAAGTCAACTTGGGCGAAAATGGGAAGGCATACCGACTGTGTGAATATTCCAGTGCCTTTGCTCCTGTCTGATGGCTTGTTATCGCGACCAACGTTTGGTCTGCCAAGTCCTGCCTCGCATCACAAAAAAATATCCGTTGTTTTGTGTGGTGATGATCCTTCATTGTTCTGGCCTACTTTGGAGTCCCTGCAGAATCAAAGTGAAACGAACTTTGAAGTTGTCATGGCTGCGACTCAGAAACAGTTAGCTACAGTCTCTAGCTTAGCAGAGCGCTTCTTTACAATGGAGATGCAACTTTGCGTTGTCGATGAAACTGCAAGCTTGGATTATAAGTGTAATGTGCTGACTTCGAAGGCTAAAGGGAAATTCCTTACATGGTGCCAAGCTGGTACTTTGTTGCCTAGTTCATATCTTGAAGAGCTTGTCGCTGCCATAGATGCTAATCCTGAATCGTCTTTTGTCAATGCAAGTCGAATGCTGACAGGAGATGGTAACAAGAAGCAAATCATTACTGCTCACGATGTACTTCTTAAAGACGTTTGGATGAGTCCTCAGTCGATTTGGGGAATCTTGTATCGCCGAAGGCTTCACGACGAAATAGGTCTGTTTGACGCAAAAGTTGGTTCTGCAGGAATGTGGGACATGGTCATGCGTATCGTTGAAACAGGCCGAGGGGTTCCTGTTCCAAATGCAATTTTGATGCAGTCTTCTTTGCATATGGATGTTTCGATCGAACAAAGTGATTCAATGAGTCTTTACAAAGAGGCCGTAAATAGGATGGGAGGCCTGATAGATTTAGGGATGATTAATAACGACCTGTTCTCTGAATCGAGGGAAGAGGATTACTTGGAGCCAGTTCTCGCTCGTTTTGTTGAGCTACTGAAGGTCGCCCCCTTCCTTATGGAATTGAATGTACCGGTGATTTTCAATGGCGTGCAGCTAGATATTAAATCTGAAAGACAAACAGCACCACCATCTACCAATAGGGCTTCGCCGGGCCATGAAACTGCAAAATCTAGTAATTGA
- a CDS encoding molybdopterin-binding protein, with the protein MKTVPVEEAVGMVLCHDMTRIVPGESKGPAFKKGHVIAEEDIPTLLEIGKEHVYVLHMEKGTIHENEAAERIAKAAAGPGITLSGVSEGRINFEASTGLLDINIEALNRINSIEEVVLATMHTGQQVTEPHPVAGTRVVPLVIDEHKIEQVERICSEYDYVVGIKPFQHFDVGLVTTGSEVYHGRIKDKFGPVIRKKFSKLGSTVMDQRLSSDDPSMTRDAILAFIAEGAEMVVVTGGMSVDPDDQTPTAIRATGAKVVTYGSPTFPGVMFMVADLNGVPILGLPGCVMYYRASIFDLIVPRLLAGDEITREDIVAMGHGGFCAACDVCRYPICPFGK; encoded by the coding sequence ATGAAAACGGTCCCTGTAGAAGAAGCTGTCGGCATGGTCCTTTGCCACGACATGACGAGAATCGTTCCCGGCGAAAGCAAAGGGCCAGCCTTTAAAAAAGGCCATGTCATCGCCGAAGAAGATATCCCTACCTTGTTGGAAATCGGAAAAGAGCATGTCTACGTGCTCCATATGGAAAAAGGAACCATCCATGAGAATGAAGCGGCAGAGCGCATTGCTAAAGCCGCTGCAGGACCAGGCATTACTCTTTCTGGAGTAAGTGAAGGGCGCATAAATTTCGAAGCATCTACCGGACTGTTGGACATCAATATTGAGGCGTTAAATCGCATCAATTCAATTGAAGAGGTGGTGCTTGCCACCATGCATACAGGACAGCAGGTCACTGAACCACATCCAGTCGCTGGAACTCGTGTAGTCCCACTTGTTATTGATGAACATAAAATCGAACAAGTTGAACGAATTTGTAGTGAGTATGACTATGTCGTTGGCATTAAACCGTTCCAACATTTTGATGTGGGATTGGTGACAACAGGCAGTGAGGTCTATCACGGCCGCATCAAGGACAAATTCGGCCCTGTTATACGCAAAAAATTCTCAAAGCTCGGTTCAACTGTCATGGACCAGCGTCTTTCTTCTGATGATCCTTCCATGACCCGCGATGCCATTCTCGCCTTTATTGCTGAGGGTGCAGAGATGGTCGTGGTCACTGGTGGAATGTCCGTTGATCCAGATGATCAGACTCCAACTGCAATCCGCGCCACAGGGGCCAAAGTCGTGACCTATGGTTCTCCTACTTTCCCGGGCGTCATGTTTATGGTGGCAGATTTGAACGGCGTTCCCATTCTCGGATTGCCTGGCTGTGTCATGTATTACCGAGCATCCATTTTTGACTTGATAGTCCCCCGTTTATTGGCAGGGGACGAGATTACCCGTGAAGACATTGTGGCCATGGGGCATGGCGGTTTTTGTGCTGCTTGCGATGTCTGTCGCTATCCCATTTGTCCCTTCGGAAAATAG
- a CDS encoding TRAP transporter substrate-binding protein, which translates to MSRFTQLLIALVAVVIMSTTAIAGPTVIKLAHPNVPQHPMGQAFEKFKELVETRTDGKFRVDIYDSSKFGNFDAVVQGLQFNMLQMGSASTPNLAPFSDDFLIFDLPFLFPTYESADLITDGPIGMTAAKALEKTGIIGLGYIEIGFRNLWNNQRTVKTLADAKGLKIRSTPSKAHIATLKALGMNPTPISWGEVYTALQQKTVDGIDIDLNLAWHNNFPEVNNNLTIVNSLYSPHLVMMSKRFLDSLNDTDKVIVLEAFEEAKLYERKLIRDGEKEIMAKLADKGVTVYTLTPEERARWAEATKGVYSQFEKRIGKDLIERAKATIAAGK; encoded by the coding sequence ATGTCTCGTTTCACTCAACTTCTGATCGCTCTTGTCGCAGTTGTGATCATGTCCACCACCGCGATCGCTGGTCCGACCGTCATCAAGCTCGCCCACCCCAACGTCCCTCAGCACCCCATGGGACAGGCTTTTGAAAAATTCAAGGAACTCGTTGAGACTCGTACCGACGGCAAGTTCCGTGTAGATATTTACGACAGCTCAAAATTTGGCAACTTCGATGCCGTTGTGCAGGGCCTGCAGTTCAATATGCTGCAGATGGGTTCCGCTTCCACACCGAACCTGGCTCCTTTTTCCGATGACTTTCTGATCTTTGACCTGCCCTTCCTGTTCCCCACCTACGAATCCGCAGACCTGATCACCGACGGCCCTATCGGCATGACCGCTGCTAAGGCACTGGAAAAGACCGGTATCATCGGCCTCGGCTACATCGAAATCGGTTTCCGTAACCTCTGGAACAACCAGCGCACCGTCAAGACCCTGGCCGACGCCAAGGGCCTGAAGATCCGCTCCACCCCTTCCAAAGCTCACATCGCCACCCTGAAGGCTCTGGGTATGAACCCCACTCCCATCTCCTGGGGTGAAGTTTACACAGCCCTGCAGCAGAAGACTGTTGATGGTATCGACATCGACCTGAACCTCGCATGGCACAACAACTTCCCTGAAGTTAACAACAACCTGACCATTGTTAACTCCCTGTACTCTCCGCACCTCGTCATGATGTCTAAGCGTTTCCTGGATTCCCTGAACGACACCGACAAGGTCATCGTTCTTGAGGCCTTCGAAGAAGCTAAGCTGTACGAGCGCAAGCTCATCCGTGACGGCGAGAAGGAAATCATGGCCAAGCTCGCTGACAAGGGCGTGACCGTGTACACTCTCACCCCCGAAGAGCGTGCTCGTTGGGCAGAAGCCACCAAGGGTGTCTACTCCCAGTTCGAAAAGCGCATCGGCAAGGACCTGATCGAACGCGCCAAGGCAACCATCGCCGCTGGCAAGTAA
- a CDS encoding RidA family protein, with translation MTKQIIETPKAPAAIGPYSQGVVTGDLLFTSGALPIDPATGKMVEGSVADRAHQVFKNLTAVAEEAGTSLDNAVKTTVYLADIADFAAVNEVYGEYFNKPFPARSAFQVAALPLGSDIEVECIINLK, from the coding sequence ATGACCAAGCAAATCATCGAAACTCCCAAAGCCCCAGCAGCCATCGGGCCCTACTCTCAGGGCGTGGTAACCGGCGACCTACTCTTCACCTCCGGCGCTCTGCCTATTGATCCCGCCACTGGCAAAATGGTGGAAGGCAGTGTCGCAGATCGTGCGCACCAGGTATTCAAAAACCTGACTGCTGTTGCTGAAGAAGCAGGCACATCCCTCGACAATGCCGTCAAGACTACCGTTTACCTCGCTGACATCGCCGATTTTGCTGCAGTTAACGAAGTGTACGGTGAATACTTCAATAAGCCCTTCCCTGCCCGTAGCGCCTTTCAGGTGGCAGCCCTGCCCTTAGGCTCGGACATCGAAGTGGAATGCATCATCAACCTTAAATAA
- a CDS encoding D-cysteine desulfhydrase gives MNLAKFPRRGYVKTPTAIEAAPAFSKALGGKVNIFIKRDDLLPGCAGGNKTRKLDFCIADALEQGADTIITCGAVQSNHCRLTLSWAVKEGMDCHLVLEERVKGSYKPEGSGNNFLFQLMGVKSIDVVPGGSDMMGEMKKLAEKLEAEGKKPYIIPGGASNTIGATGYVSCAEETLQQLFEMGLNIDHMVVPSGSAGTHAGIVVGMVGCNANIPVSGVNVSRTKEVQEEIVHKLAVETAERVGVKGSIPAEAVECFDGYVGPGYSLPTDSMVEAVKLLASTEGILLDPVYSGKAMAGLVDLVRKGHFPEGSNVLFLHTGGSPALYAYLDTFRG, from the coding sequence ATGAATCTCGCTAAATTTCCCCGTCGCGGCTACGTCAAAACCCCCACTGCTATTGAAGCAGCTCCGGCTTTCTCCAAGGCTCTTGGTGGAAAGGTAAACATCTTCATTAAACGTGATGACCTGCTCCCCGGTTGCGCTGGTGGCAACAAGACCCGCAAGCTCGACTTTTGCATCGCCGATGCTCTGGAGCAGGGTGCCGACACCATCATCACCTGCGGAGCCGTCCAGTCTAACCACTGCCGCCTGACACTCTCCTGGGCCGTTAAAGAAGGCATGGATTGCCACCTGGTTCTGGAAGAGCGCGTGAAAGGAAGCTACAAGCCCGAAGGTTCTGGCAACAACTTCCTGTTCCAGCTCATGGGCGTTAAGTCCATCGATGTGGTCCCTGGAGGTTCCGACATGATGGGCGAAATGAAAAAGCTGGCTGAAAAGCTTGAAGCTGAAGGCAAGAAACCCTACATCATTCCCGGCGGCGCCTCCAACACCATCGGTGCCACCGGTTACGTTTCCTGCGCCGAAGAAACCCTCCAGCAGCTCTTCGAAATGGGCCTGAACATCGACCACATGGTCGTTCCTTCCGGATCCGCTGGAACCCACGCTGGTATCGTTGTCGGCATGGTTGGCTGCAACGCCAACATCCCAGTTTCCGGCGTGAACGTTTCCCGTACCAAGGAAGTTCAGGAAGAAATCGTTCACAAGCTTGCTGTTGAAACAGCTGAGCGCGTTGGCGTAAAAGGCAGCATCCCCGCTGAAGCTGTTGAATGCTTCGATGGCTATGTTGGCCCCGGTTACTCCCTGCCGACCGACTCCATGGTTGAAGCAGTTAAGTTGCTCGCTTCCACCGAAGGCATCCTGCTCGATCCCGTATACTCCGGTAAGGCAATGGCCGGTCTCGTAGACCTCGTCCGCAAGGGACACTTCCCCGAAGGTTCGAACGTTCTGTTCCTGCATACCGGCGGCTCCCCCGCTCTTTACGCGTACCTGGATACCTTCCGCGGCTAA
- a CDS encoding phosphonoacetaldehyde reductase, whose product MNLEFVGSGALSKAVDAIEGIDPKRIFLVTGQRSFDVSEAKQLLGSFLTSRDFNRFCEFSTNPKVEDVISGVEAFKQGEYDFILAIGGGSVIDMGKLINAFAHTQGIPEMLINGEVVLENSGVPLAAFPTTAGSGSEVTPFAVIYIGGKKYSLSNDYLKPEVVAVDPLLSSRMPPYLTASSGFDALAQAVESYWAVGATGKSRSYAAKAISLILPVLEKVVVQPTMLERAAMAEGAYWAGKAIGISKTTIAHALSYYITTHYNIPHGHAVALTLGKFFTANTGDLGGKVTVPGGKAHLDDTFGQLARLLGQPDPTSCEEYWFDLMEVCGLESDFGKIGIRTAEDVECVVESVNVERMNNNPVKFSKNELLRLLFDLHIN is encoded by the coding sequence ATGAATCTAGAATTCGTCGGATCCGGTGCTCTCTCTAAAGCTGTTGATGCGATAGAAGGCATTGACCCTAAGCGCATTTTTCTGGTTACAGGGCAAAGATCCTTCGATGTTTCGGAAGCAAAACAATTACTAGGGTCATTTTTGACATCTCGTGATTTTAATCGTTTTTGCGAGTTTTCAACTAATCCCAAAGTGGAAGATGTCATTTCCGGTGTTGAGGCATTCAAGCAAGGTGAGTATGATTTTATACTTGCCATTGGTGGCGGTAGTGTAATTGATATGGGAAAGCTAATTAATGCTTTTGCCCATACTCAAGGCATCCCAGAAATGCTGATCAATGGGGAAGTTGTATTAGAGAATTCCGGTGTGCCTTTGGCAGCTTTCCCCACAACTGCTGGTTCAGGGAGTGAAGTAACACCTTTTGCGGTAATTTATATCGGGGGAAAGAAATATTCTTTATCAAATGATTATTTAAAACCCGAGGTCGTTGCCGTTGATCCTTTGCTAAGCTCTCGAATGCCGCCATACTTAACTGCTTCAAGTGGGTTTGATGCTTTAGCTCAAGCTGTGGAATCCTATTGGGCCGTGGGGGCTACTGGAAAAAGCAGAAGTTATGCTGCGAAAGCCATTTCTCTTATCCTTCCCGTATTAGAAAAAGTCGTTGTTCAACCAACAATGTTAGAGCGGGCAGCCATGGCGGAAGGGGCCTACTGGGCCGGCAAGGCAATTGGTATTTCTAAAACTACCATAGCTCACGCATTATCTTATTATATTACTACACACTACAATATTCCTCATGGTCATGCTGTAGCTTTGACCCTAGGGAAATTTTTTACTGCCAACACAGGTGATTTAGGTGGAAAAGTCACTGTTCCTGGTGGAAAGGCTCATCTAGATGATACTTTCGGGCAGTTAGCACGTCTATTGGGCCAGCCTGACCCTACATCCTGTGAAGAGTATTGGTTTGACCTTATGGAAGTTTGTGGGCTTGAAAGTGATTTTGGAAAAATTGGGATTCGTACTGCTGAAGATGTCGAGTGTGTTGTTGAGAGTGTGAACGTGGAGCGTATGAACAATAATCCTGTTAAATTCAGCAAAAATGAGCTGTTAAGATTACTTTTTGATTTGCATATTAATTGA
- the aepX gene encoding phosphoenolpyruvate mutase: MKSEKSHVEKTVYVGMSADLIHPGHMNILQIAAEHGLVTVGLLTDKAISSYKRLPFMNFEQRKAVVENIKGVERVVAQETLDYTDNLRRFKPDIVVHGDDWKTGVQAKIRQEVIDVISEWGGELVEPSYTKGISSTHIHASLKEIGTTPDIRRQRLRRLLAVKPLLRVLEAHNGLSALVVENAEVKNDSGARTFDAIWESSLTDSTSKGKPDIEAVDITSRLNTVNEIFEVTTKPMIFDADTGGKLEHFAFTVRSLERLGVSAVIIEDKKGLKKNSLFGTEIKQHQDSIENFSAKINAGKQAQVTEDFMIIARIESLIMGKDVDDAFIRAEAYIEAGADGIMIHAKDKQPFDIIEFCRRFREKGYTHPLVVVPTSYNAITEAELAEIGVNIVIYGNHLLRAAYPAMRKAAESILEHDRSLECDDLCMGIKETLDLIPGTR, from the coding sequence ATGAAATCAGAGAAAAGTCACGTCGAGAAAACTGTTTACGTTGGTATGAGCGCTGATCTTATTCATCCTGGGCATATGAACATTCTTCAAATTGCAGCAGAACATGGACTTGTCACAGTGGGACTGCTGACTGATAAGGCCATTTCATCATATAAGCGTCTACCCTTCATGAATTTCGAACAGCGCAAAGCGGTTGTTGAGAATATCAAAGGTGTGGAGAGAGTTGTTGCTCAAGAAACTCTTGATTATACTGATAATTTGCGTCGATTTAAGCCTGATATCGTTGTGCATGGTGATGATTGGAAAACAGGTGTTCAAGCCAAGATTCGTCAGGAAGTAATTGATGTTATTTCTGAATGGGGGGGCGAATTGGTTGAGCCTTCATATACTAAAGGGATTTCATCTACTCATATCCACGCCAGCTTGAAAGAAATCGGAACTACTCCGGATATCCGTCGTCAGCGGTTGCGCAGATTGCTTGCCGTTAAGCCTTTGTTGAGAGTTCTTGAAGCGCATAACGGGTTAAGTGCTTTGGTCGTTGAAAATGCTGAAGTAAAAAATGACTCTGGAGCACGAACTTTCGACGCTATCTGGGAGAGCAGTCTTACGGATTCTACTAGTAAGGGGAAACCAGATATTGAGGCTGTTGATATTACCTCCCGACTCAATACGGTGAATGAGATTTTTGAGGTCACCACTAAGCCTATGATTTTTGATGCTGATACAGGTGGCAAGTTGGAGCATTTCGCATTTACTGTTCGTTCTTTAGAGCGTCTTGGAGTCTCCGCTGTCATTATTGAGGACAAAAAAGGATTGAAGAAGAATTCTTTGTTTGGGACCGAGATTAAGCAGCATCAGGATTCCATAGAGAATTTTAGTGCCAAGATTAACGCTGGAAAGCAGGCTCAAGTCACTGAAGACTTCATGATCATAGCTCGTATTGAAAGTTTGATCATGGGTAAAGATGTCGATGACGCCTTCATAAGGGCCGAGGCCTATATTGAAGCTGGAGCTGACGGAATCATGATTCATGCCAAGGACAAGCAGCCTTTTGATATCATCGAGTTCTGTCGTCGTTTTCGCGAGAAGGGGTACACCCACCCGCTGGTGGTGGTTCCTACAAGTTACAATGCTATCACCGAAGCTGAACTTGCTGAGATTGGGGTGAACATCGTAATTTACGGTAATCATTTGCTTAGGGCTGCCTATCCTGCCATGCGCAAAGCCGCTGAATCAATACTTGAGCATGATAGGAGTCTGGAATGCGATGATTTGTGTATGGGCATCAAAGAAACGTTGGATCTCATTCCTGGCACTAGGTGA
- the aepY gene encoding phosphonopyruvate decarboxylase translates to MKPDLFLKVLNENGIGAFYGVPDSTLKHFCAHLTGQVSQKKHLICANEGAAIGMAIGYHLATGEIPVVYMQNSGLGNSVNPLLSLGDPDVYSIPTLLIIGWRGEPGKKDEPQHKKQGRVTLELLESMEIPFSILDNNDAYVSEVVATATGWMKENNAPYALVIKKGTFDSVASLHFDEKAYAMTRETAIDQILEAVEDDSIVVSTTGMASREVFELREKKGEAHHKDFLTVGGMGHCSQIAMGIAMQKPDRQVICIDGDGAAIMHMGSMASIGAARLSNLTHIVMNNGVHDSVGGQPNASRNVTLTGIATACGYSSVGPVDTPQALKSAIQDAGSAQCSCFLEVFVRRGHRPELGRPTQTPIENKKAFMEYVR, encoded by the coding sequence ATGAAGCCAGATCTCTTTTTAAAAGTTCTAAATGAAAATGGGATTGGAGCCTTCTATGGGGTTCCGGATTCTACCCTGAAACATTTTTGTGCACATTTGACTGGCCAAGTATCTCAAAAGAAGCATTTGATTTGTGCCAATGAAGGGGCGGCTATTGGGATGGCCATAGGTTACCACCTTGCTACTGGCGAGATCCCAGTAGTTTATATGCAAAATTCGGGGCTTGGGAATAGTGTTAATCCGCTACTTTCACTTGGGGATCCAGATGTCTATAGCATCCCAACTCTTTTGATTATTGGTTGGAGAGGGGAACCTGGTAAAAAGGATGAGCCGCAACACAAAAAGCAAGGACGGGTTACCCTTGAACTTTTAGAGAGTATGGAAATTCCGTTCTCAATATTGGATAACAATGATGCATATGTGAGTGAGGTCGTTGCTACTGCAACAGGTTGGATGAAGGAGAACAATGCCCCTTACGCTCTTGTCATCAAAAAAGGAACCTTCGATAGTGTTGCTTCGTTGCACTTTGATGAAAAGGCGTATGCAATGACTCGCGAAACAGCCATCGATCAAATTCTTGAAGCAGTTGAGGATGATAGCATAGTAGTTTCCACTACTGGAATGGCTTCTAGAGAAGTGTTTGAATTACGTGAAAAGAAAGGTGAAGCTCATCATAAGGATTTCTTGACGGTTGGAGGCATGGGGCATTGTAGTCAGATTGCTATGGGCATTGCTATGCAAAAGCCTGACAGACAAGTAATATGTATTGATGGAGATGGTGCCGCTATTATGCATATGGGCTCTATGGCATCTATTGGTGCTGCGAGACTTTCCAACTTAACTCATATCGTAATGAACAATGGCGTCCATGACTCGGTTGGTGGACAACCTAATGCGTCACGTAATGTCACCCTCACTGGAATTGCGACAGCCTGTGGTTATTCTTCAGTTGGACCAGTCGATACTCCTCAAGCACTGAAGTCTGCCATTCAGGATGCAGGGAGTGCACAGTGTTCTTGTTTCCTCGAAGTCTTTGTACGTCGTGGACATAGACCGGAACTCGGTAGGCCGACTCAAACCCCGATCGAAAACAAGAAGGCTTTTATGGAGTACGTCAGATGA